CTTGTGGAATGGGCAAGGCTTGTGATGGCGGTTATTTCTGTACTGTAATGTGGTTCGCCTATCTCCAGCTGGGTTGGGGGttgctgaaaatgaagaaagaaaaaaagaaaaaagagaaacccTAGCACAGagtgggaagggagaggaagagagggaagagaggTCTGTGCCCTGCAATAGGTACCACCTccaggtggggctgggggaggcaggaggggatTTGTGCTGGATATTTAGGGTCTGGCTACCCAGGAAAACTGCTCCAAGGGGGTCAGTAGTCTATGTGCACATGAACACTGCTCAGAAGCAAAGGGGATTGTTATCTGTTCCTGACATGCCTCCTCCGTGGTGTGTCATCTGGGGGGACACAGTGTGGGCACATCCTGCTATGGccatgtgcagggctgcacacCCACGTGTCCCTGCATGCTGTGGACGCGCACAGCCCTGAACACACGGCAAAATGAGCACACGTGTGTATGAGCACACGTGTGTGCTcgctctcttctctctctctctctctctctccttctctggtGCCAGacattgaaaggaaaaaatttctACTACCTCAAAGGTCCCCCTGtgcagtgccttttttttttcccccctccttttcttAATGTGTGTTGGAAAAGTGCCGGTTTTATTCACTCCAAGTCTGTATGTTCCCCaggtaagaaaacaaacaagaagggGTGTACAGCAGCCAAAGGAGGCACTGCGGTGCCAAGCCGCACCACTTCTCCTCTGCAAATGCCCCTGGTCTGCTGGGGTGAGCTGCAgatttgaaggggaaaaaagagaaagagccCATTTGTGCCCCGGGTTTGGCTGCTGGTGGCGGCGCTGGGGGCTTAAACGGTGATGTTTGGTGATGTGCCACTTAGGGTGACATTGGCTTATGATGCGCCCAAAGGAGCCGCAGCCCTGGGTACCTGCAGGGCAGAGCCCGAGGGCACCATTGGGCTCTGTTCCCCACCCTCCGGTGGGTCCACCCGGGGTACTTCCTGAGGTGGCAGCTCTGTCATCCGTGTTGGGTACGGCTGTGCGCTCATCCCATCCATGGCGCCGTGCCCAGAGCCGCGTGCAGAGATCTGTCAGTGCTGCTCTTCACCTGGAGGGGAACAGAGGAACCGCGTGGATTCGGTGCATATTTtagtttctgaaataaaggttaaaagaaggaagagttccaaggattaaaaaaaaaaaaaaaaaaaaaaaaaaagcaacccaagCCCTCACCTCGTGTCGTTGCTAGCAGGTTTCTGCTGGCCGGGACAGCCTGGATGGTTGGGAACAAAACGCAATCCCGGGCGACGGTGGCACAGCCTtggctgggctggaagggaggAATAAAGCCGTGCCGGGagaccccccctcccctcccctcccctcccgtcGGGGCAGCccgcagctcagtgctgctctgctgctgccctctgctgcccggccccgccgccgcgctccgACCATTTGCCGCCGGGCCGACGCGCAGACTCCGAAATAAAATGGCTGATGGTGGTGGTGCGAGCAGCCCTGCACGCACACCTATGGCAATGGGGCTTTCCTACGCTCTGCAGCGCTGGTCCGGCCGCCAAATGCCCTTTTTTTCCCACGTACGCCCTACGCTCGCATGGAATGCTATGCGTAAAGGGAAGCTCTGTGCTGTAGGGAACTCATTTTCCCTCACCAGAGGTTCTGTTGTGGGAATGAGGCAGTAGAAATGCAGGCAGAAGGCACTGCACTTGTCCTGTTAGTACTAGAGAGGAAGGTGGGTGCTGACAGGCTGTGAAGGTCAGTGCCCGAGCCGGGAAGCTGCCTGGTGTGGAATAGGGTTGGGCTGCAGGTGAGAGACACAGCTTTCAGGACCTGCGGCTGCAGCCACAGAAGCCTCTCAGTGCAAGCTTTGCCGGCTGCCACCAACCCTGCTGAGGGttgaaggagcagcagctgccccccTACCTTCTGTACTGGATAGGAGCCAAGGGCCTGGACAAGACACCAGTGCTATGCCCGAGGGAGGGGGGTGCAGGAGTTCACCCCTTTCCAGGGCAATGATCATGACAGGCAACAGTTACTTCCCCTATTGTGCTTCAAGGTGCTGCCCTCAGCTTCAAGGAACCACGAGGACAGTGGACCAGCACCAGTTTTGGATGAAATAAAACACGTACAGCCTTACTTTCCTTCTAAAAGAGGTGAAGAGGAGCTGCAGGTCATGGTGTAGTGTAAAGTACTGCCCTTGTACAGTGGAGAAGGGACAAAGCAGGCCAGGATGGTGCCTGCCCTGAGTGCAGCGACCTTACAGCAGGAAGCCTCCAGCCAGACTTCATCACAGCCCCTGGTGTAGCAGTACAGAATTAACACGAACCAGTTTAGGTCCTTTAATCTGTCCAAGACAGGGTGCTGAAGCACAAATGATAAAACATTCTGCatttttacagcaaaaaaatgctacagaagtttataggaaaaaaatatttttgtacatGGGTAAAACATTATAAATTCAAGACAACTCACAGACAAAGGGTAAATTCCCACAGCTATCGctcatttctgttaaaaagtTCACTTGAATAAGCAAGCAGACAAAAtagcttgcttttcttccttgaaatgaaaattctttCTTCCAAGTGGCTCACAGTACTCCTTTGCACCTTGGAATGTCCTCCGAAGGCTCCACCAAGataaaaggagaataaaaaccCCTGGAGTCCTTTCAGATAGTCTCAGAGAtcaagagaagggaaaggaaaagggaagttTATTCAAACTTGATCTTCTTCCCTTGTGGCTTGTgatctccacctcctcctctgcctcctcgGAAACCACCTCCTCTACCTGTAAAAAGAGATTGTATCAGGAAACAAAGATGCCCGCGGCCCCTGCAGTCACCACTGCCTTTCCAAACCCCTCCCCTGGTACAGGACAGGAAACAAATTCACATCCAGCACTCTACGGTGAGAGCACACTGTAATCCCAAGAACAGCTTCAGCTGATTTCTGACTGCAGGCCTTACAAGAGGGTTACTTACCTCCAAACCCTCTGCCACCACCTCTGCCACCAAAtccacctcttcctcctcctctgcctcctctgccACCACGACCACCAAATCCACCACCAAATCCGCCGCCACGCTGAAATTCACCCTTTGGTTTGGCAAAATCAAGGGTCACTTTGTTTCCGTCTATCTCTCCATCCTCCATAGCTTCTTTAGCTGCTTTGGCATCTTCTGGGGAGCTGAAGTCCACAAAACCAAACCTAGGCAGTGGATTAAGAGAAAGACAGTCAAACTCCAAGCAATCCATGAACTGTAGCACCACCTACTGGCACTTGATAGCAATCCCTTCGGTAACAGCAGCATTTTAGCCAACACAGAGTGATCTGGAACTGTTACTTGTAGAACAGTAAGTGGTTAATCACAACTGATGTATAACCAGGTTGTGAGCGTGCCACTACTGAGCTGTTTATGTCCTTCTCGTGCGAATCCATAGGCTGCCACGGATATGTCGGCAGGAAGGAGCTCATTGAGAAGTGAGCATGTGCAACCAGAGCTATAGGCCTGCCCTCCAGTTCCACACCATCTACTGCCTTCTAAGAATCACCTACATAAGCGTTAGATACGACCTGCACCACACATACATGTTTCTCTTGCAGTAACTGAAGTAAGCCCAGATTATGCTTAACATACCCTTTAGAAGATCCAGTGTCTCTATCTGTGACTATTCTAGCACTTATAGAGCCTTCAAATGATTCTCTTAGCGTCTCCTCCGTTGTGTCCTCAGAAAGGCCTCTGACAAacaatgttttgctttgttctgtggAAAGACAACACATTCAGAGATCACAGTCTGAGCAAAGCTACCATTAACCTCTCAACACCACATTCAGCCTGCATTACTGACTCCAACAACAGCTCCCAGGGTTGTTTCTTTCAAGGAAGCCGAGGCACCCAAAGGTAGATGACCTTGAAACTCTTAGGACTGCAAACAGAACCTTACATCCAAGTGACTCCAAATGGACCCACTCGGTAGCATCAAATTCATCCCCCTCTACACACTTCTATCCCCCCACAGATACTACAAGTGAGTATCAACACAGATACTAACGGGGTAACAGACACTGCTGGATCAGCACTTGACTATCTAGAGGACTTTAGAAGTGGTTTCATCAGCATTTCAGATAATCAGTCATCATATCCAGCACATCCACTCATGTCTTTCACacttgtttgttgtttggttggtttacTTTAAAGCAGACACAAGTTTGCCTGAATTGCACACTCTTCTCACAAGATCAAAAAATCAGGCATGGAACACTTACGGTTAAATCCTCCTCTTGCATTCATGTTCCCTTTCTGCCACGATGGTGAACTGAATTCCAGCCTGATTGCTCTGCCTTCAATTTCTGTGTTGTTACAGGAATTCAATGCCTCTTTGGCATCCTCGGCTGTGGGAAATTCTACAAATGCATACCTATTTGGAAGAGGAAGATTTCAGTCAGCTTGGGAGGCACAGCACATCAGTGGAGGTAAGGCTTTCACAATGCCAACTGAGGACTCAGTTTTAAACATACCCTTTAGGCCTGCCCTGGTTGTTCTGTGGCATCTTGATGGAAGTCGCTTTTTTAAACAGTTCCTGGAGAGTTTCTTCTGAGGCAGCATATGACAGGTTGTTCACAATCAGAGTCTTTGACTCCCTCTCTCCACCTCCTAGAAAGGAAACACAATGCTCTAAGCCCAGGCTTAGAGAGGAAGAGCTCTCTACCTCTAGGCATAAAGTCCCCTCCTAAGGGGATGGTAGCTGTTGCACCCCCTTCCCACTTCGAGGTGAGGCACAAAGCCAAGAACAGTGCTGTTCTGGTCACCTGGACTGTCCTCTTTTGGCAGAAGCATTCAGGAGAGACCTGCAATGCATGCCATTTGGAGGACAAGTAAGGCAAAAGGCTCCTTCCCATTATCTTacagctttgctgcagtgcttcaAGTCATTCTGTCCCTAGCCAGCTTCTAACACAAGCAGAGTGAAGTCCTGCCCTCTGCACGCACACTATTAATCTAAAAACATACCTTTCTGACTTTCTTGTTGGCTCTTCTCACCGGTGTAGTCAATGACCATGGCACGACCGTCAACCTCTGTGCCTTGCTTCTCCTCCAGTGCTTTTTCTGCCTCAGCTTCTGTTTTGAATTCAATGTAGGCCATCCTACAACAAAGAAAGTGACAGTCATTACTGCCAGGAGGCATCGGTTTAAGTTCATGATTGAAGGGGATGATGCCTAAACACATCAAATGCAATAACAGCAAACACCTAACAACTTTCTCAGCTACGTACCCTTTGCTGCTCCCTTCCTTGTTAAGTACTAGTCGGACTTCTAAAGcgttttcaaatacatttttcatttcatcttcaGTTACACGGTAGGGCAGATTCTTCACAAACAGTGTTCTGGCATCTCTCtctgcaaagaggaaagaaaagttctCACCATCTGCTCCATATTCCTTCTCAACAAGCAGACAGACCAAATTCATCcagcagaaaaaacaaacagtatgtATTTGTAGTCccaaaagcagaaaaggcaaGAGCAAAATTAATTAGGTTACCATTATGTTGTTTCCCTACAGGCACTAAGTTCTGAATACAGCTCCTAAAGCTTAGGACAGGAccacatttcctcctcacacACCTACTACCTACTACTTTCTTCCAACTGTTTTTCAGATTTGCAAGTCAGAACTTGCACATCCATTTCAGTATTTGAGAAACTACAACAAAGGGATCAAACCAGGGAAATGTCCTTtaagagcagcactgcagccatcaGTAATACCACCCACCTTTCTTTGATGTGCAGATAATTCAGGATTGAGTCAtacctttcttattttctttaagactttctttgctctttgctttttccagttTGATTTCCAAACCCATCAGCTTCTTTCCATTCAGTTGAAGAGCTTTATCCATATCTTCAGCAGATAAGAAGTCCACATAGCCAAACCGCCTGAAAGAAGAGCAGCTTCACTGTTAAAGCTGATCTGTCTCTAATAAGAATACATACAGAAAGCAAGAACAGGGGACCATGGTCAAGCTAAAGTGTCAATAAAAACACAGACAGGCCAGCAGAGATAATTAGCAGTAGTGAACAGCAGTGGCAGCTCTCCCCTTAGGGAGAAGTATACATCTGAAGTacaccaccaccatcagcaCTACGTGTATTCTGGTCCCTCCTCCAGCTTCCATTCGCTATCAAAAAAccatcccagcaccccaaagGGAAGGAGCATCAGCACACTTACAGCCATCTAAATCAATTGCTGCCAAGTCAAAGAAAGAGGCGGCAAAATTCTACAGAGGAACTTACTTGGAAGAACCGATTCTGACTTCTGAGACTTGGAGATTTTTCTTGCCAAAGAATTCTTTGATGGCAGTCCTCAGTTCTTCATAGTCCTTGGTGGGGGTCAAGTTTTTCACGAAGAGTGAGAAAGCTGAAGCAGGTGCTTTGAATGAAAAGACATTTCAATGTAAGGCAAATGAAGAGAGTTGGAATTCAGACTATCGACAGCATTAGCACATCAGTTCTGCTCAAAAATCACATCACATTTCAGTATTAAGTCCCTTATAATCATCATTTGTGCTGAGGAAAAAACCACACTGAACATCCACAGCCCCTTCACCATTACACACATGCCTCACCCAACAGTCCAACAACTCAAATGAGCATCACTTATGACCCCATGCCActtactttctgttttctttttcttggccTCTGGTGCACTCTTATTggccatttcttttttcctttttccaggtGCTTCCTTGACAGGTTCTGTGGTTAGGGAACAAGAAACAACATTGAAATAGAAGCACATGAATAAAACAACTCCTCCTGTGCTGTATCAATACAGGACTATTAACATCTACACTGTTCACATGGAAGGCCTGCATTACTGTTCTTCAGTCCTAAAGACTGCAACACAAACAATTTTGATTggacgctttttttttttttgctattatgGAAAATTATAATGTTATATAAACTCACTTTCATCCTCactttcttcctcatcttcctcttcatcatcttcatcctcctcatcttcatcctcatcctcctcatcttcctcatcttcagACTCCGCCTTGGCTTTAGCTGGTGTAGCCTTTGCTGGAGTAGGTTTCTTCACAGGAGCAGGAGTTGTGTCCATGGCCTCATCTTCAGACTCTGCAACAAGATGAGTGTGAGATTTTGGGAGCGTTCCAGATTAAGCCACTTTTGAGTCTAAAAGACACTCAACTAACTCTCTAGTTTTGCATTCCTCATGAAGTTTGTATGTTCTCAGGAAGAGTTTTGTGATGTTTCAGTGTACTGCCTGTATCTCAGTTTTTACTGCACTAACATCAGCTCCctaaaagttttctttttcccccaacaGTAG
Above is a window of Gallus gallus isolate bGalGal1 chromosome 9, bGalGal1.mat.broiler.GRCg7b, whole genome shotgun sequence DNA encoding:
- the NCL gene encoding nucleolin, translated to MVKLAKTPKNQMKQKKMAPPPKKVEESEEEESSDLEESSGEEVMVPPKKQQKAAVTPAKKAATPAKKAATPAKKAVTPAKKAVATPAKKAVAPSPKKAAVVGKGAKNGKNAKKEESEEEDEDDEDDEEDEDEEEESDEEEEPAVPVKPAAKKSAAAVPAKKPAVVPAKQESEEEEEEDDEEEDEEDDESEDEAMDTTPAPVKKPTPAKATPAKAKAESEDEEDEEDEDEDEEDEDDEEEDEEESEDEKPVKEAPGKRKKEMANKSAPEAKKKKTETPASAFSLFVKNLTPTKDYEELRTAIKEFFGKKNLQVSEVRIGSSKRFGYVDFLSAEDMDKALQLNGKKLMGLEIKLEKAKSKESLKENKKERDARTLFVKNLPYRVTEDEMKNVFENALEVRLVLNKEGSSKGMAYIEFKTEAEAEKALEEKQGTEVDGRAMVIDYTGEKSQQESQKGGGERESKTLIVNNLSYAASEETLQELFKKATSIKMPQNNQGRPKGYAFVEFPTAEDAKEALNSCNNTEIEGRAIRLEFSSPSWQKGNMNARGGFNQQSKTLFVRGLSEDTTEETLRESFEGSISARIVTDRDTGSSKGFGFVDFSSPEDAKAAKEAMEDGEIDGNKVTLDFAKPKGEFQRGGGFGGGFGGRGGRGGRGGGRGGFGGRGGGRGFGGRGGGFRGGRGGGGDHKPQGKKIKFE
- the NCL gene encoding nucleolin isoform X3; translation: MLARAGRGGVRTPKNQMKQKKMAPPPKKVEESEEEESSDLEESSGEEVMVPPKKQQKAAVTPAKKAATPAKKAATPAKKAVTPAKKAVATPAKKAVAPSPKKAAVVGKGAKNGKNAKKEESEEEDEDDEDDEEDEDEEEESDEEEEPAVPVKPAAKKSAAAVPAKKPAVVPAKQESEEEEEEDDEEEDEEDDESEDEAMDTTPAPVKKPTPAKATPAKAKAESEDEEDEEDEDEDEEDEDDEEEDEEESEDEKPVKEAPGKRKKEMANKSAPEAKKKKTETPASAFSLFVKNLTPTKDYEELRTAIKEFFGKKNLQVSEVRIGSSKRFGYVDFLSAEDMDKALQLNGKKLMGLEIKLEKAKSKESLKENKKERDARTLFVKNLPYRVTEDEMKNVFENALEVRLVLNKEGSSKGMAYIEFKTEAEAEKALEEKQGTEVDGRAMVIDYTGEKSQQESQKGGGERESKTLIVNNLSYAASEETLQELFKKATSIKMPQNNQGRPKGYAFVEFPTAEDAKEALNSCNNTEIEGRAIRLEFSSPSWQKGNMNARGGFNQQSKTLFVRGLSEDTTEETLRESFEGSISARIVTDRDTGSSKGFGFVDFSSPEDAKAAKEAMEDGEIDGNKVTLDFAKPKGEFQRGGGFGGGFGGRGGRGGRGGGRGGFGGRGGGRGFGGRGGGFRGGRGGGGDHKPQGKKIKFE
- the NCL gene encoding nucleolin isoform X1, producing MVKLAKVRPPGGAFGRGGAFGSEAAGPGLRWERGSPRFFPPPPSPQRRAALSGPPLPRSFFLHSENGGEGRGARATPKNQMKQKKMAPPPKKVEESEEEESSDLEESSGEEVMVPPKKQQKAAVTPAKKAATPAKKAATPAKKAVTPAKKAVATPAKKAVAPSPKKAAVVGKGAKNGKNAKKEESEEEDEDDEDDEEDEDEEEESDEEEEPAVPVKPAAKKSAAAVPAKKPAVVPAKQESEEEEEEDDEEEDEEDDESEDEAMDTTPAPVKKPTPAKATPAKAKAESEDEEDEEDEDEDEEDEDDEEEDEEESEDEKPVKEAPGKRKKEMANKSAPEAKKKKTETPASAFSLFVKNLTPTKDYEELRTAIKEFFGKKNLQVSEVRIGSSKRFGYVDFLSAEDMDKALQLNGKKLMGLEIKLEKAKSKESLKENKKERDARTLFVKNLPYRVTEDEMKNVFENALEVRLVLNKEGSSKGMAYIEFKTEAEAEKALEEKQGTEVDGRAMVIDYTGEKSQQESQKGGGERESKTLIVNNLSYAASEETLQELFKKATSIKMPQNNQGRPKGYAFVEFPTAEDAKEALNSCNNTEIEGRAIRLEFSSPSWQKGNMNARGGFNQQSKTLFVRGLSEDTTEETLRESFEGSISARIVTDRDTGSSKGFGFVDFSSPEDAKAAKEAMEDGEIDGNKVTLDFAKPKGEFQRGGGFGGGFGGRGGRGGRGGGRGGFGGRGGGRGFGGRGGGFRGGRGGGGDHKPQGKKIKFE
- the NCL gene encoding nucleolin isoform X2; the protein is MLARAGRGGVRVRGGLTERGVGGGRPRGVAESEHVGTPKNQMKQKKMAPPPKKVEESEEEESSDLEESSGEEVMVPPKKQQKAAVTPAKKAATPAKKAATPAKKAVTPAKKAVATPAKKAVAPSPKKAAVVGKGAKNGKNAKKEESEEEDEDDEDDEEDEDEEEESDEEEEPAVPVKPAAKKSAAAVPAKKPAVVPAKQESEEEEEEDDEEEDEEDDESEDEAMDTTPAPVKKPTPAKATPAKAKAESEDEEDEEDEDEDEEDEDDEEEDEEESEDEKPVKEAPGKRKKEMANKSAPEAKKKKTETPASAFSLFVKNLTPTKDYEELRTAIKEFFGKKNLQVSEVRIGSSKRFGYVDFLSAEDMDKALQLNGKKLMGLEIKLEKAKSKESLKENKKERDARTLFVKNLPYRVTEDEMKNVFENALEVRLVLNKEGSSKGMAYIEFKTEAEAEKALEEKQGTEVDGRAMVIDYTGEKSQQESQKGGGERESKTLIVNNLSYAASEETLQELFKKATSIKMPQNNQGRPKGYAFVEFPTAEDAKEALNSCNNTEIEGRAIRLEFSSPSWQKGNMNARGGFNQQSKTLFVRGLSEDTTEETLRESFEGSISARIVTDRDTGSSKGFGFVDFSSPEDAKAAKEAMEDGEIDGNKVTLDFAKPKGEFQRGGGFGGGFGGRGGRGGRGGGRGGFGGRGGGRGFGGRGGGFRGGRGGGGDHKPQGKKIKFE